A stretch of Miscanthus floridulus cultivar M001 chromosome 13, ASM1932011v1, whole genome shotgun sequence DNA encodes these proteins:
- the LOC136499779 gene encoding uncharacterized protein, translated as MASGRAVHGAWSGVERGRKKGAAGAQGRPGSGRRGRGKGQPGAWHGRARGQRAARLGEGLAGGTARSAAGRAGSGLRGRGKGRPGAGPAKGTAARERRQRGGRWLSGERAGVGAARGAEVGGGQAWARGWQAVTARPAKNH; from the coding sequence atggcgtcggggcgggcggtccacggggcgTGGTCGGGGGTAGAGCGCGGCCGGAAAAAGGGCGCGGCCGGGGCGCAGGGCCGGCCGGGGTCAGGGCGGCGTGGCCGGGGGAAGGGCCAGCCGGGGGCATGGCATGGCCGGGCGCGCgggcagcgggcggcgcggctgggggAAGGGCTGGCCGGGGGCACGGCGCGGTCGGCGGCAGGGCGCGCGGGCAGCGGGCTGCGCGGCCGggggaagggccggccgggggcagggccggccaagggcacggcggcgcgggagCGCAGGCAGCGCGGCGGCCGGTGGCTGAGCGGCGAGCGGGCCGGTGTGGGCGCAGCGCGCGGCGCGGAGGTGGGGGGCGGGCAGGCGTGGGCGCGGGGCTGGCAGGCTGTGACTGCCCGGCCGGCCAAAAACCACTAA